Sequence from the Salinicoccus sp. RF5 genome:
GACGGTATACGGCTCAGGCGGCCAGACACGTGCCTTCCTGAACATCAAAGATACAGTGCGTTGTGTTGAAATTGCCGCTGAAAATCCTGCAGACCAGGGTGAGTTCAGGGTGTTCAACCAGTTCACTGAATCCTTCTCCGTGCAGGAGCTTGCCGAAAAGACGAAGCAGGCTGCAAAAGACCTTGATATCGAAGCATCTATCAAGAATATAGAAAATCCACGTATTGAAAATGAGGACCACTACTATAATGCGGTCAATACAAACCTGATCGACCTGGGCTTGGAACCTTACCTGCTCACTCAGGATGTGCTCAAGGAAATCCTTCAGGAAGCTCTCGAGCATAAGGACCGCATCATTGTTGACAATGTCCTTCCGAAAGTGACTTGGAAGTAGGGAAAGGGAGAACCGTATGAAGATAGCGATTGTCACAGAAACATTTCTCCCATCGACGGATGGAATTGTGACGAGACTGACAAAAGCAATAGACTACTTTATACGGGAAGGTCACGAAGTCCTGGTCATTGCCCCAGATCTTGGAGTATATGATTATAAAGGTGCGAAAGTGGTCGGCGTAAAGCCGATCACTTTCCCTTTTTACAGATACCGCAAATGGGGCTTCCCTTCCCGGAAAGTATATCGTGAGCTGAAGAAATTCCAGCCGGATGTTGTGCATGCAGTCAATCCGGTGCTGCTTGCAACAAGCGCAGTAAGAGCCGCTCAGAAACTGGACCTGCCCCTGGTCTCCTCCTATCATACACATCTGCCGAAATACCTCGACTACTACAAAGTCTACAAACCGGCAAAACCACTCCTCTGGTGGTACATCAAACGCAACCACAAAAATGCGGACCTCAACCTGGTGACGTCAAAAGCCATCCATGATGAACTGGCTGCACAGGGCATTGAACGGCTGGATATCATCCCGCGTGGTGTAGATGTCATCCACCGCCATCCTGACTACAGGGACGAGGAGATGAGGGAACGGCTGACGGGAGGGAAGCCTTCCAATAAACTGCTGGTGTTCATCGGCAGAATAGCAGTAGAGAAGGAGATCCACAAACTGCTGCCCTTATTGGAAAAGCGTCCTGACATCAGCCTCGCAATCATTGGTGACGGGCCGGCGCGTTCTGATATCGAGAAGCGGTTCAAAGGAACCAATACAGTATTTACAGGTTTCATCCACGGCGAAGAGCTGTCCAAAGCCTTTGCCACCGGTGACGCCTTCATCTTCCCTTCGGTCTCCGAGACACTGGGGCTGGTTATTCTCGAATCGATGGCTTCAGGCCTGCCGGTGATCGGTGCCAAGAGTGGACCGACGAATGAACAGGTGGAACATGGTGTGACCGGCATGCTCTATGAAAATGAAGATCTCGACAGCATGATGGAGGCAGTGGCCGTGCTTGAAGATGAAGAGAAAATCGAGAAGATGAGAAGGAATGCCAGAAACGAAGCGTTGGACTATGCCTGGGATAAAACATCCCAACGCCTGATCGACTTCTATATGGAAGCCCGGGACAGGCACTCTGTAGGCAGCAGAAATATGTAAAGGGAAGGAAGATGGTTATGCGCATGGTAGATATCATCGCCAAAAAGCGTGATGGCGGAGAGTTATCCAAGGAAGAGATAGAACATTTCATTACAGGTTATACGGATGGGGACATTCCGGACTATCAAGTCTCCAGTCTGCTGATGGCGATCTTCTTCAATGATATGACCCAGGAAGAGCGTGCGAACTTGACGATGGCCATGGTGAAATCTGGAGATGAGATCGACCTTTCGGCAATCGAAGGCGTGAAGGTCGACAAGCACTCGACAGGGGGTGTCGGCGATACAACGACGCTCGTACTCGCACCACTCGTTGCAGCACTGGATGTACCGGTAGCAAAGATGAGCGGCCGCGGGCTCGGTCACACCGGGGGGACCATCGATAAGCTGGAAGCAGTTGATGGTTTTCATGTCGAAATCACTGAGCAGGAATTCACGGATATCGTCAATCGCGATAAGGTCGCAGTCATCGGCCAATCCGGAAACTTGACACCGGCGGATAAAAAACTCTATGCACTCAGGGATGTCACGGCAACCGTCAACTCCATACCGCTGATTGCAAGCTCCATCATGAGCAAGAAGATTGCAGCCGGTGCAGATGCCATCGTACTTGATGTAAAGACGGGTGATGGTGCGTTCATGAAGGATGAAGAGGATGCGGTCGAATTGGCGCGTGCGATGGTTTCCATCGGAAACAATGTCGGACGCAATACGATGGCCATCATTTCAAGCATGTCGGAACCCCTCGGCTACGCCATCGGCAATGCTCTGGAAGTGAAGGAGGCCATCGACACGCTCAAAGGTGAGGGGCCGGAAGACCTCACTGCCCTCTGCCTTGAACTCGGGGCACAGATGGCTGTGCTCGGCGGTGCCGCTTCATCGCTTGATGAAGCAAAGGAAAAGCTGCGTGCCGTCATCGATAATGGCGAGGCACTCGAGAAGTTCAAAGTATTCCTTAACAATCAGGGCGGAGACGCCTCTGTCGTTGATGATCTATCCAAACTGCCGCAGGCCAAATACCAGTTCGAGGTGAAGGCTGAAGAGAGCGGCTTCGTCGAGGAAATTGCAGCTGAGGAAATCGGCATTGCCTCTGCCATGCTGGGTGCAGGTCGTCAGACGAAAGAGGATGAAATCGACCTTGCCGTCGGTCTTGTGCTGAAGAAGAAGGTCGGTGACCGTGTAGAGCAGGGCGACACGCTTGCTGTAATCCACAGCAACTCCGAAGACATCAAGGAAGTCGAGCAGAAGATACTCGACAACTATAGAATCGGCAATAAGGAAAATAAAATCGAACTGATCAAACAGGTCATTACAGAATAGGAAAAGGCTCCCGGGGGGAGCCTTTTTCATGTGTCCCCGTTTATTTTTACAGCATTGCTGATTTGCATTATAATGGAGGAAAAGATTTGTGGAGGCCGAAAATGATTACAGACTGGATACCCCAATATGAACTGCTGGAGAAGAGTTACCAGGAGAAGCTTGACGCACAATATCAGACACTCGACACCGACGAGATTAAGGCAGTTTACGAAAATGTCTACCTGAACCCGAAACATGTGGATATGTCATCGATCAAAGAAGTGCCCTTCGTGACACCAGCGGAGCTGGAAAGGGACATGCTTGAGGATATGGCATATCAGGCGATGGCCGAAGGGCAGGTGGCTGTTCTCCTGATGGCCGGAGGACAGGGGACACGCCTTGAGCATCAAGGACCGAAGGGAACCTTTTCCTTTGAAGGGCGCTCCCTTTTTGAACTTCAGGCAGCCCAACTTCAGGCATTTGAAGAAAAGGTGAAGACGCCACTGCAGTGGTATATCATGACGAGCGATATAAATCATGAAGAGACGCTCAAATTTTTTGAGGATCACGACCACTTTGGACTGGCGCCTGAAAATATCCACTTCTTCAGGCAGGAGCACTTCCCGGCCCTGTCCAAGGAGGGGGAGCTGCTGATCGATGAAAGCAAGGACATCATGCTGACGCCGAATGGCAACGGCGGAATATTCGGTGCACTGAAGCACAGCGGTATGCTCGATGATATGAAATCGAGGGGGATCGCCCATGTGTTCATGAACAATGTGGATAATGTTGTAGTGAAGGTGGCGGACCCACTGCTGGTCGGTCTTCATATCCAAAATGATAATGAAGTGACATCGAAATCCATCACCCCAAAGCCGGGTGAGAGTGTGGGACGGTTGTGCCTGGTCGATGGGGAGAAGAGTGTGGTCGAGTATACCGAACTTCCTGAGGGGGAGGGGGATGCCTTCAAGAATGGGAACATCGGCATCCATGTGTTCAGTACCGGCTTCCTCGAGAAGGCAGCAGATGTCAGGATGCCCTATCATCTGGCCCTGAAGAAGTTGGAACATATGAATAAAACCCTCAGGGTTGTAAAAGAGGAAGGACTCAAGTTCGAGAAATTCTATTTTGATGCTTTCCGTCATGCAAAGACGCATATGACCCTCCAGGTGGACCGCAAAGGGGAGTTTTCTCCGCTCAAGAACAAAATGGGCAAGGACAGCGTCGAAACTGCCTATAGAGATCTTACGGATGAAGGGCTGATATGATGTTCGTCCGCCAGAAGGAGCCTCCCAAGAACCTGTATTGGAAGAAGCAGGGGATGGGCGAGAAGCTCGGCGGCTCCCTGAAACATATCGTCCCCCTGTCCTTCGGAGAGGAAGTGGGGAACAGTGTGAGTCATGGCGTAGCAGCACTCATCTTCATCGGACTGCTGCCGTTCACCTCGGTTTATATGTATGTGCAGGGAGGCACCATGCATGCGGTGGGGGGATCGGTATATGTCATCAGCATCCTGCTCATGTTCCTCACATCGACGCTCTACCATTCGATGGCGCACAATACCCAGCATAAGTACATCATGCGCCTTCTGGACCACAGTCTGATCTATGTCGCCATTGCGGGGACATACACACCCATTGCCCTGTCGGTCATCGGCGGCACATGGGGGGTGGTTACGCTCATCGTCCAGTGGGCAGCCGCTGTCTTCGGGATATTGTATAAAGTACTCAGCCCGAAGGTGAACAGCAAGGTGAGTCTCGGATTCTACCTGGTCATGGGATGGATGGCGGTCATCTTCTTCCCGCATATCTTCAACAATACCAACTGGATGTTCCTGCTCATGCTGGTGCTGGGCGGAGTGAGCTACACCGTCGGTGCATGGTTCTATGCCCAGAAGACGCGGAAGTACTTTCATATGATATGGCATTTCTTCATCGTTGCAGCGAGCTTCCTGCACTACGTGGGCATAGTGTTCTATATCCATTGATGAATAGATATTCGTTTTTGATTTTTTTATTCAGTTTGTTATGATAGGTACTGTTGTTAAAATCAAAATTGGAGTTGATTCGATGAAAATTGTCTTTTACGGTGCGGGAAACATGGCAAGTGCCATATTCATTGGCATGATAGAGAATAACGTTGTGAAACCGGATCAGATCTACCTGACGAGCAGAAGCCAGAAGGAAAAGATCATGTTCTTCAAGGAGAACCTGGGTGTCAACGTTTCATATGACGATGTAGAACTGCTGGATGATGCAGATTATGTCATCCTGGCAAGCAAGCCGCAGAGCTTTCCGGATGTTGCCAAAAGAATTCGTCCGCATCTTGAGGAAAAGACAAAAATCGTATCGGTTATGGCAGGAACCCAAATCAAGACGATCCGGCGTGAGCTGGGAACTGAAAATCCGATTGCAAGACTGATGCCGAACACAAATGCGATGGTCCAGCATTCGGTGAGCGGAATCACGTATTCCGAAAACTTCCCGGATAAGGATGAACTCGTCGAACTCATGGAAAGCTTCGGTACGACTGTGGTCGTGGAAGAGGGCGTCATGCATAATATCACTGCGGCAACCGGTTCCGGATCAGCCTTCCTGTACTATATATACGAAAAATATGCGGAGAGCCTGATGGCGCTCGGATTCGATGAGGAAGAGGCGCTGTTCCTGACACGCAACCTTGTGATCGGAGCCGGTAAGATGGTAGAGGAGTCCGAATTGCCGTTCAGTCAGCTCAGGAAGAACATCACCTCAAAGAACGGTACGACAGAAGCGGGACTGAATGCACTGGATGGCGAGGGCATCAAGGAGATACTCACTGCGACATTGAATGCTGCAGCAAACCGGAGTGAAGAATTGAGTCAGGATGACGACTAGCATCAGAGTATAAATGTGTAGAAGGGGAATGCTTCATATATGATGTATATGAAGCATTTTTTGTGAGGAGGAGTAAAGTGAAGATACTGTATCATAACGGTATAATCCATACGATGAAAGCAGCAGGGGATACTGTAGAGGCTGTACTCGAAGAGGGCGGCCGTATCCTTGCGACAGGCTCAAAGGCGGAGTTGGCCGGCAGGGAGGACCAGTTGGTGGACCTTGGTGGAAAGACGATGCTTCCCGGCCTTACAGATACCCACCAGCACCTGATCATGCTGGGGAAGAAGCTGAAATCCCTCGCGCTTCATGAAGTGCAGGATATAGAAGAAATGAAGCGTCTGATCAATGATTTTGAGTCGACACATGAATGGAACCTGATACTTGGATATGATGAAAATAATTTCCCGGACCAATACCGTATGTCGCATGACGAACTGGATGCATTGACCGACAAGCCGACATTGGTCACCCGGGTCTGCCAGCATGCCGGCCTAATCAATACTCGCGGGCTGGAGGTGTTGGGACTGGATGGTTCAACAGAGGATCCCGAAGGGGGATACTACGAACGCGATGAAGAGGGAAACCTGACAGGATGGGCCTACGACAAGGCGTTCGAAGCCCTTAGGGCGGCAACAGTCGATGATGACGTGGAGTCGCTGAGTGCGGACATCGAAACGGCAGTGGAGCATCTGTATACCTACGGGATCACGACTGTCCATACGGAGGACATGTCATATTATGGCCCCTACCAATTGCCATATGAAGCGTATATGAAGACACTTGGTCCAGACAGGAAGAAGTTCAGGGTCAATCTCCTCAGGCATGAGGCGGTCTATGACGAAATGATTGAGGATGAACTGTCCTTCAAGGACGACTGGGTCGAAAAAGACGCAATGAAACTATTTATGGACGGTGCGTTCGGAGGCAAAACCGCCCTCGTAAAAGCACCATATGAAGGAACGGATGATCATGGCATCCAGATCCATTCGGTCGAAGCCCTCGAATCACTGGTCAGGAAAGCCCGTGCCAATGGAGATGCGGTGGCGGTCCATGTCATCGGGGATATGGCATGCGAATTGGTGGTCGATGCAATCGAGAAGTATCCCGTCCCGGAAGGCAGGCATGACCGCCTGATCCACTGCAGCCTGCTCAGTGCAGAACTGATCGACAGGATGGCACAGCTCCCCCTCATCTGTGATGTACAGCCGACTTTCCTGACATCCGACATGCCGTGGGTCGAATCCTATCTTGGATCGGAGCGGATGGAGTATCTCTATGCTTTCCGCACCATGCAGACGCACGGTCTTCTGCTTGGAGGCTCCTCCGATGCACCGATAGAAGATGTAGATCCTTTGCTCGGAATCCATACACTGGTGACCCGCAGGGGAGCGTCGGGCGTGTATAATGAAGATGAACGCATCAGTCGATATGACGCGTTCAGGATGTATACACATAATGCTGCAGCAATCATCAACAAGGAAGATAAGGCCGGGCTTATTGCACCCGGTTATTACGCTGACTTCGCAATCTTCGACAAGGATGTCATGACATGTGAAGCGGATGAACTGCTTGAAGCAAAAGTGGAGAAGACAATAATTGACGGCACCACCGTCTACGAATCAAATAATTAGAAGGAGGGATTTGATGGGTTTGAAGATCAGCATTTTTGGTGCAGGGCATGGTGGCATCACGGCTGCTGCAGATATGACTGAAAGAGGACATACGGTCACTCTGTACCAATCACCACAGTCAGACAGGGACTTGAGCAAAATTGAAGAGACGGGGGAAATCAATTTTAATGGCTCCCCAGTCAAGATACACAAATTCACGAGGGAAGTCGCTGAAGCGGTCCATGATCAGGATGTACTCATGCTTGCCATACCATCGACCGCCATCGAACCCGTTGCAGAAAATATTGCGCCCCATCTCGAAGAC
This genomic interval carries:
- the proC gene encoding pyrroline-5-carboxylate reductase, which encodes MKIVFYGAGNMASAIFIGMIENNVVKPDQIYLTSRSQKEKIMFFKENLGVNVSYDDVELLDDADYVILASKPQSFPDVAKRIRPHLEEKTKIVSVMAGTQIKTIRRELGTENPIARLMPNTNAMVQHSVSGITYSENFPDKDELVELMESFGTTVVVEEGVMHNITAATGSGSAFLYYIYEKYAESLMALGFDEEEALFLTRNLVIGAGKMVEESELPFSQLRKNITSKNGTTEAGLNALDGEGIKEILTATLNAAANRSEELSQDDD
- a CDS encoding UTP--glucose-1-phosphate uridylyltransferase, whose protein sequence is MITDWIPQYELLEKSYQEKLDAQYQTLDTDEIKAVYENVYLNPKHVDMSSIKEVPFVTPAELERDMLEDMAYQAMAEGQVAVLLMAGGQGTRLEHQGPKGTFSFEGRSLFELQAAQLQAFEEKVKTPLQWYIMTSDINHEETLKFFEDHDHFGLAPENIHFFRQEHFPALSKEGELLIDESKDIMLTPNGNGGIFGALKHSGMLDDMKSRGIAHVFMNNVDNVVVKVADPLLVGLHIQNDNEVTSKSITPKPGESVGRLCLVDGEKSVVEYTELPEGEGDAFKNGNIGIHVFSTGFLEKAADVRMPYHLALKKLEHMNKTLRVVKEEGLKFEKFYFDAFRHAKTHMTLQVDRKGEFSPLKNKMGKDSVETAYRDLTDEGLI
- a CDS encoding glycosyltransferase family 1 protein, whose protein sequence is MKIAIVTETFLPSTDGIVTRLTKAIDYFIREGHEVLVIAPDLGVYDYKGAKVVGVKPITFPFYRYRKWGFPSRKVYRELKKFQPDVVHAVNPVLLATSAVRAAQKLDLPLVSSYHTHLPKYLDYYKVYKPAKPLLWWYIKRNHKNADLNLVTSKAIHDELAAQGIERLDIIPRGVDVIHRHPDYRDEEMRERLTGGKPSNKLLVFIGRIAVEKEIHKLLPLLEKRPDISLAIIGDGPARSDIEKRFKGTNTVFTGFIHGEELSKAFATGDAFIFPSVSETLGLVILESMASGLPVIGAKSGPTNEQVEHGVTGMLYENEDLDSMMEAVAVLEDEEKIEKMRRNARNEALDYAWDKTSQRLIDFYMEARDRHSVGSRNM
- a CDS encoding amidohydrolase codes for the protein MKILYHNGIIHTMKAAGDTVEAVLEEGGRILATGSKAELAGREDQLVDLGGKTMLPGLTDTHQHLIMLGKKLKSLALHEVQDIEEMKRLINDFESTHEWNLILGYDENNFPDQYRMSHDELDALTDKPTLVTRVCQHAGLINTRGLEVLGLDGSTEDPEGGYYERDEEGNLTGWAYDKAFEALRAATVDDDVESLSADIETAVEHLYTYGITTVHTEDMSYYGPYQLPYEAYMKTLGPDRKKFRVNLLRHEAVYDEMIEDELSFKDDWVEKDAMKLFMDGAFGGKTALVKAPYEGTDDHGIQIHSVEALESLVRKARANGDAVAVHVIGDMACELVVDAIEKYPVPEGRHDRLIHCSLLSAELIDRMAQLPLICDVQPTFLTSDMPWVESYLGSERMEYLYAFRTMQTHGLLLGGSSDAPIEDVDPLLGIHTLVTRRGASGVYNEDERISRYDAFRMYTHNAAAIINKEDKAGLIAPGYYADFAIFDKDVMTCEADELLEAKVEKTIIDGTTVYESNN
- a CDS encoding pyrimidine-nucleoside phosphorylase yields the protein MRMVDIIAKKRDGGELSKEEIEHFITGYTDGDIPDYQVSSLLMAIFFNDMTQEERANLTMAMVKSGDEIDLSAIEGVKVDKHSTGGVGDTTTLVLAPLVAALDVPVAKMSGRGLGHTGGTIDKLEAVDGFHVEITEQEFTDIVNRDKVAVIGQSGNLTPADKKLYALRDVTATVNSIPLIASSIMSKKIAAGADAIVLDVKTGDGAFMKDEEDAVELARAMVSIGNNVGRNTMAIISSMSEPLGYAIGNALEVKEAIDTLKGEGPEDLTALCLELGAQMAVLGGAASSLDEAKEKLRAVIDNGEALEKFKVFLNNQGGDASVVDDLSKLPQAKYQFEVKAEESGFVEEIAAEEIGIASAMLGAGRQTKEDEIDLAVGLVLKKKVGDRVEQGDTLAVIHSNSEDIKEVEQKILDNYRIGNKENKIELIKQVITE
- a CDS encoding hemolysin III family protein — encoded protein: MGEKLGGSLKHIVPLSFGEEVGNSVSHGVAALIFIGLLPFTSVYMYVQGGTMHAVGGSVYVISILLMFLTSTLYHSMAHNTQHKYIMRLLDHSLIYVAIAGTYTPIALSVIGGTWGVVTLIVQWAAAVFGILYKVLSPKVNSKVSLGFYLVMGWMAVIFFPHIFNNTNWMFLLMLVLGGVSYTVGAWFYAQKTRKYFHMIWHFFIVAASFLHYVGIVFYIH